In one Rhodococcus sp. B50 genomic region, the following are encoded:
- the secD gene encoding protein translocase subunit SecD, whose product MAPSNGSVHPVRALALFGVILAALYALVFFTGDKSPTPKLGIDLQGGTRVTLTARTPDGSSPSPESLSQAQQIIETRVNGLGVSGSEVIVEGDNLVITVPGEDSAQARTLGQTARLYIRPVIGGPIDANMTAEGLTEQPGAGAPDGGLPAEPAPAEPAPADQAPPAEAPEPQGRPFPAQDPTAPTDAPEPPETPAEAPETPAPTQPNDGSLTPQEQAAADIAAAKATRQSEDPAVQQAAALALDCSAADPLAGNDDPALPLVACSTDGTAIYLLGPSIIDGQQIEDATSGFNQQQSRYEVSLTFDSEGSNTWAQFTAANIGQQAAFVLDSKVVSAPVIQGATPAGSATSITGQFTNTQAAELANTLKYGSLPLSFVASEAETVSATLGLASLEAGLIAGAVGLALVLLFCLAYYRMLGLLTALSLVLSGMAVYAVMVLLGRYIGFTLDLAGVAGLIIGIGMTADSFVVFFERIKDEIREGRSFRSAVPRGWARARRTILSGNAVSFIAAAVLYVLAVGQVRGFAFTLGLTTILDVVVVFLVTWPLVFLASKSKFWSKPSVNGLGAIQQVADERRLVAATAAKEA is encoded by the coding sequence GTGGCACCTTCCAACGGATCGGTGCATCCCGTGCGCGCTCTCGCCCTGTTCGGGGTGATTCTCGCCGCGTTGTATGCACTGGTCTTCTTCACCGGGGACAAGTCGCCCACCCCGAAGCTGGGCATCGACCTGCAGGGTGGCACCCGCGTCACCCTCACCGCGCGAACCCCCGACGGGAGCAGCCCGAGTCCGGAGAGCCTCAGCCAGGCCCAGCAGATCATCGAGACCCGCGTCAACGGTCTCGGTGTGTCGGGTTCGGAAGTGATCGTCGAAGGCGACAACCTCGTGATCACCGTTCCGGGTGAGGACAGCGCGCAGGCCAGGACACTGGGCCAGACCGCCCGTCTGTACATCAGGCCGGTGATCGGGGGACCGATCGACGCGAACATGACCGCAGAGGGTCTCACCGAGCAGCCCGGTGCCGGTGCCCCCGATGGCGGGCTGCCCGCCGAACCCGCTCCGGCCGAACCGGCTCCCGCCGACCAGGCCCCGCCGGCCGAAGCCCCCGAACCGCAGGGACGCCCGTTCCCGGCGCAGGATCCCACCGCGCCGACCGATGCCCCGGAACCGCCCGAGACTCCGGCCGAGGCACCCGAGACGCCCGCTCCCACCCAGCCGAACGACGGCTCGCTGACTCCGCAGGAACAGGCGGCCGCCGACATCGCCGCAGCCAAGGCCACCCGCCAGAGCGAGGACCCCGCCGTCCAGCAGGCGGCGGCTCTCGCCCTCGACTGCTCCGCGGCCGACCCGCTCGCCGGCAACGACGACCCGGCGCTTCCGCTCGTCGCGTGCTCGACCGACGGCACCGCGATCTACCTGCTCGGCCCGAGCATCATCGACGGCCAGCAGATCGAGGACGCGACGAGCGGTTTCAATCAGCAGCAGTCGCGCTACGAGGTCAGCCTGACCTTCGACAGCGAGGGCAGCAATACGTGGGCGCAGTTCACCGCCGCGAACATCGGTCAGCAGGCCGCGTTCGTGCTCGACTCGAAGGTCGTCAGCGCGCCCGTGATCCAGGGCGCCACCCCCGCCGGCAGCGCCACCTCGATCACCGGCCAGTTCACGAACACGCAGGCCGCAGAGCTGGCGAACACCCTCAAGTACGGGTCGTTGCCGCTGTCGTTCGTGGCATCCGAAGCCGAGACCGTCTCCGCCACTCTGGGTCTGGCTTCGCTCGAGGCCGGGCTGATCGCCGGTGCGGTGGGTCTGGCGCTGGTGCTCCTGTTCTGCCTCGCGTACTACCGGATGCTCGGACTGCTCACCGCGCTGTCGCTCGTTCTCTCGGGAATGGCGGTCTACGCGGTCATGGTGCTGCTCGGCAGATACATCGGGTTCACGCTCGACCTCGCCGGCGTCGCCGGTCTGATCATCGGTATCGGCATGACCGCCGACTCGTTCGTCGTGTTCTTCGAACGGATCAAGGACGAGATCCGCGAAGGGCGGAGTTTCCGTTCCGCGGTGCCGCGCGGCTGGGCACGGGCCCGCCGCACGATTCTCTCCGGTAACGCGGTCAGCTTCATCGCAGCCGCCGTGCTCTACGTCCTGGCCGTCGGTCAGGTCCGCGGCTTCGCGTTCACCCTCGGCCTGACCACGATCCTCGACGTCGTCGTGGTGTTCCTCGTGACGTGGCCGCTGGTGTTCCTGGCCTCGAAGTCGAAGTTCTGGTCCAAGCCGAGCGTGAACGGTCTGGGCGCAATCCAGCAGGTGGCCGACGAGCGTCGTCTCGTTGCCGCGACCGCTGCGAAGGAGGCGTGA
- the yajC gene encoding preprotein translocase subunit YajC, translating into MELLFPLLILALLVPTFLGVRRQKKEMQKVSALQDSLRIGDRVMTTAGLHATVAALADDTVDLEIAPGVVTTWSRLVIRERVETTTPQDPDLLRKDDDANPPEGRPTEY; encoded by the coding sequence ATGGAACTGCTCTTCCCTCTCCTGATCCTGGCACTGCTCGTCCCGACCTTCCTGGGCGTGCGGCGTCAGAAGAAGGAGATGCAGAAGGTGTCGGCGTTGCAGGACTCCCTGCGCATCGGCGACCGCGTCATGACCACTGCGGGCCTGCACGCCACGGTGGCGGCGCTCGCCGACGACACTGTCGATCTCGAGATCGCGCCGGGGGTCGTGACGACCTGGTCGCGCCTGGTCATCCGGGAACGCGTCGAGACCACGACCCCGCAGGATCCGGACCTGCTCCGCAAGGACGACGATGCGAACCCGCCGGAGGGACGTCCCACCGAGTACTGA